A portion of the Homalodisca vitripennis isolate AUS2020 chromosome 2, UT_GWSS_2.1, whole genome shotgun sequence genome contains these proteins:
- the LOC124355024 gene encoding trans-1,2-dihydrobenzene-1,2-diol dehydrogenase-like produces MATRWGIISAGKISSDFVAAIKILPEKEHTVLGVAARSKLSAEEFAKKYNIPLSYGSYEELLCNPEIEVVYIGVLHPIHYEVAKLSLEHGKSVLCEKPLCMNAKETQQLIELAKKKKLFLMEAVWSRCFPVYEELRKALLSKTIGDVLYVNTQFGAKIEVDRIWKKELGGGTVLDLGIYTLQMATLVLGNSPIKVVAAGHLNDEGVDEAMSCVLSYPGGATAVLSTHSKVLLPNTAYIVGTKGSFTIHAPFWAPTKLTRLNEAYEIIEEKEFPLPDSKHVFNFPNGAGMSYEAAEVRRCLLAGITECPLITHEDSMVLATLEDEVRKQIGVHYPQDD; encoded by the exons ATGGCTACACGTTGGGGTATTATTTCGGCTGGAAAAATCAGCAGTGATTTTGTGGCTGCAATCAAAATTCTTCCAGAAAAGGAACACACTGTCTTGGGAGTGGCTGCTAGAAGCAAGTTGTCAGCAGAAGAATTCGCCAAGAAGTACAATATTCCCCTTTCTTATGGATCTTATGAAGAATTGCTGTGCAATCCGGAAATTg AGGTGGTGTATATCGGTGTACTACATCCCATACATTATGAGGTAGCCAAGCTTAGCCTAGAGCATGGGAAGTCTGTCTTATGTGAAAAACCACTCTGTATGAATGCCAAGGAAACCCAACAGCTCATTGAG TTGGCCAAAAAGAAGAAGCTATTCTTAATGGAGGCAGTATGGAGTAGATGTTTCCCAGTGTATGAGGAATTAAGAAAGGCTTTACTCAGCAAGACTATTGGTgatgttttatatgttaatactCAGTTTGGTGCTAAAATCGAGGTTGACAGAATATG GAAGAAAGAGCTGGGTGGTGGTACTGTGTTAGACCTTGGTATCTACACTCTACAGATGGCCACCTTGGTGCTGGGTAACAGCCCGATAAAGGTGGTGGCTGCAGGACATCTCAATGACGAGGGGGTGGACGAGGCAATGAGCTGTGTGTTGAGCTACCCTGGTGGAGCTACCGCAGTTCTATCCACACATAGCAAGGTCCTGCTGCCCAACACAGCATATATCGTTGGGACCAAGGGTTCTTTTACG ATACACGCGCCCTTCTGGGCACCTACAAAACTGACTCGGTTGAATGAGGCCTATGAAATTATTGAAGAGAAAGAGTTTCCATTACCAGACAGTAAACACGTCTTCAATTTTCCAAATGGTGCTGGTATGAGTTATGAGGCCGCTGAGGTGCGGAGATGCCTTCTAGCAG GAATAACAGAATGCCCTCTTATCACACACGAGGACAGTATGGTTTTGGCTACACTGGAAGATGAGGTAAGGAAACAAATTGGCGTGCACTATCCACAGGAcgattaa